A region from the Candidatus Margulisiibacteriota bacterium genome encodes:
- a CDS encoding FkbM family methyltransferase: MIKRDTLNGLVSHISKLGFVPGTVIDIGAANGTYCLYDTFTSSRHLLIEPLIERENNLVNLKKKYKNLDYIIGGVGAKEDERKINVHLDHLDGSSLFKEQIADFDGIERKVNITTLDKLYMDLKLESPFLLKIDTQGSELEILNGASKVLELTECVVLEASFFEFYKGAPLIGEIVIFMKERGFVLYDIADITYRMLDGACAQIDLAFVKQNGFFRESNLYATIEQWNERS; the protein is encoded by the coding sequence ATGATAAAAAGAGATACCTTGAATGGTCTGGTATCGCATATAAGCAAGTTAGGGTTCGTGCCGGGTACAGTTATCGATATTGGTGCAGCTAATGGGACGTATTGTTTATATGACACATTTACTTCGTCGCGCCATTTGTTGATTGAGCCATTAATTGAAAGAGAAAATAATTTAGTCAATCTCAAGAAAAAATACAAGAATCTTGATTACATAATAGGTGGAGTGGGTGCAAAAGAGGATGAAAGAAAAATTAATGTACATTTAGATCATCTGGATGGATCTTCGCTTTTTAAAGAACAAATTGCTGATTTTGATGGAATAGAGCGAAAAGTTAATATAACTACGTTGGATAAATTATATATGGATCTAAAGTTAGAAAGCCCGTTTCTGCTGAAGATTGATACACAAGGCAGTGAACTTGAGATTCTCAATGGCGCGAGTAAAGTGCTTGAGCTAACAGAATGTGTAGTGCTGGAAGCATCTTTTTTTGAGTTTTATAAAGGCGCCCCATTAATTGGTGAAATTGTGATATTTATGAAAGAACGAGGGTTTGTTTTATACGATATTGCTGACATCACCTATCGAATGCTGGATGGTGCCTGCGCACAAATTGATCTGGCATTTGTAAAACAAAATGGCTTTTTTAGGGAATCAAATTTATATGCAACCATTGAACAGTGGAATGAAAGGTCATAA
- a CDS encoding SAM-dependent methyltransferase — protein MKVFHDYARYYNLLYKDKDYYAEVDYVDSLIKKYKPDCRQILDLGCGTGIHAKLLTSKGYRVHGIDQSEQMISLAKKNNAGTCSDFSKGDIRSLELDNTFDVITALFHVISYQVSNNDLINTFAGISNHLVPEGVFIFDVWYGTAVLTERPESRTKIFEDDLLHITRIANPVIYPNDNIVDVNYEIIALDKSTQESERTFETHRMRYLFKPELEILLRLNNLKILAVEEWLTGKEPGFDTWGVSFVAQKQK, from the coding sequence ATGAAAGTATTCCATGATTACGCCCGCTATTACAATCTACTTTATAAAGATAAAGATTACTATGCAGAAGTGGATTATGTGGATTCGCTTATTAAGAAATACAAGCCAGATTGTCGGCAGATCCTGGATTTAGGGTGCGGAACAGGAATTCACGCAAAGTTACTGACGAGCAAGGGATATCGTGTTCATGGAATAGATCAGAGTGAGCAAATGATCTCGCTGGCGAAAAAAAATAATGCCGGGACTTGTTCAGATTTTTCTAAGGGAGATATTCGCAGTTTAGAATTGGATAATACCTTTGATGTCATTACTGCTTTGTTTCATGTGATCAGTTATCAGGTTTCTAATAATGATCTAATCAATACATTTGCTGGAATTAGCAATCATTTAGTTCCTGAGGGAGTATTCATTTTTGACGTGTGGTATGGCACGGCAGTATTGACTGAAAGGCCGGAATCAAGGACAAAGATATTTGAAGATGACCTTCTGCACATTACAAGAATTGCTAATCCTGTCATATATCCAAACGATAATATAGTAGATGTTAATTACGAAATAATAGCCTTGGATAAATCGACCCAGGAATCTGAAAGAACGTTTGAAACCCATCGAATGCGATATCTGTTTAAACCGGAATTAGAAATATTATTGAGATTAAATAATCTGAAAATCCTTGCTGTTGAAGAATGGCTTACAGGCAAGGAGCCTGGCTTTGATACCTGGGGTGTCAGTTTTGTAGCACAAAAGCAAAAATAA
- a CDS encoding aminotransferase DegT yields MTDFIPVNDPLLDGNEKKYLNECIETGWISSEGPFVSQFEEKFAARIGRKYGVAVCNGSAALDVAVAALEIGSGDEVILPTFTIISCAAAIVRAGATPVLVDSDLVTWNMDVTQIEAKITSRTKAIMVVHIYGLPVDIDPVLAIADKYNLKIIEDAAQMHGQTYKGKPCGSFGDISTFSFYPNKHITTGEGGMVLADDPRLVARCRSLRNLCFQAKKRFVHEELGWNYRMSNLQAALGLAQLERLEQFIENKRLMGNRYTSMLGSITGLQLPVTHTDYADNIYWVYGVVISPDIDMDADQAIKVLAEKNIGARPFFFPMHEQPVFRKRKLFVNEKYPVAESLARKGFYIPSGVALSDEQIEIVVRVVKGIFS; encoded by the coding sequence ATGACTGATTTTATTCCAGTTAACGACCCATTGCTTGACGGTAACGAGAAAAAATATTTAAACGAATGCATCGAAACCGGCTGGATATCTTCCGAAGGTCCGTTTGTCAGCCAGTTCGAGGAAAAATTTGCAGCTCGTATTGGCCGCAAATACGGAGTAGCAGTGTGTAATGGGAGTGCAGCTCTTGATGTGGCTGTTGCCGCACTGGAGATTGGCTCCGGCGATGAAGTGATCCTTCCGACGTTTACTATTATTTCGTGCGCTGCAGCAATTGTTAGGGCAGGCGCGACCCCAGTCCTTGTGGATTCTGACCTAGTTACCTGGAATATGGATGTAACCCAAATCGAAGCTAAAATAACTTCTCGTACGAAAGCAATTATGGTCGTACATATTTATGGCTTACCAGTGGATATAGATCCTGTTTTAGCTATTGCGGATAAATATAACCTTAAGATTATTGAAGATGCAGCTCAGATGCATGGTCAAACCTATAAAGGGAAACCATGTGGAAGTTTTGGCGATATCAGTACTTTTAGTTTTTATCCGAACAAGCACATTACTACCGGAGAAGGCGGGATGGTGCTGGCTGATGATCCCAGATTAGTAGCGCGGTGCCGATCTTTGCGTAATCTTTGCTTCCAGGCAAAAAAACGGTTCGTGCATGAAGAGCTCGGCTGGAATTACCGTATGAGCAATCTTCAGGCAGCTCTGGGCCTCGCACAGCTTGAGCGACTTGAACAATTTATAGAGAATAAGCGCCTAATGGGTAATCGGTATACCTCAATGCTTGGTAGCATTACAGGGTTGCAGCTTCCAGTGACACATACAGATTACGCTGATAATATATATTGGGTTTATGGCGTGGTCATTAGCCCTGATATTGATATGGACGCTGACCAGGCTATAAAAGTGCTGGCAGAAAAAAATATTGGTGCAAGGCCATTCTTTTTTCCTATGCACGAACAGCCGGTTTTTCGTAAAAGGAAGCTATTTGTAAATGAAAAATATCCTGTAGCTGAGAGCCTGGCCAGGAAAGGATTCTATATCCCAAGCGGGGTGGCGCTGTCAGATGAGCAGATAGAAATAGTGGTTAGAGTTGTGAAAGGTATCTTTTCATGA
- a CDS encoding CDP-4-keto-6-deoxy-D-glucose-3-dehydrase, producing the protein MWKLQENILEQSDKDKLSEFINSTDRFTQFEKVKQFEKAWSKWQGCKYSVFVNSGSSADLVMLDSIKEYYNIPDNSEVIVPAVTWATNITSVIQAKLTPVFVDINLNDLSFNYDAIEKAITSKTKIILVTHLIGLPANITKIKSVAEKFNLIVLEDCCESHGALYDEIKVGNHGLASTFSFYWGHHMTTIEGGMLCTDIEELNDLFILKRSHGLARELDPSKHDVYKKKYPDIDFNFLFLTHGYNFRNTELHATIGIAQLKHIDRYIAIRNTNYEKFIKLISFFEDKLYSCNPKGLSSFCLPFIFKDKKDKNILQAKFHDNLIETRPIISGNLLRQPCFKNYGNYADFPNAEILHQNGFYIGNNQFVNEERLNKLKGILEEVFSYVYS; encoded by the coding sequence ATGTGGAAATTACAGGAAAACATTCTCGAACAAAGCGATAAAGATAAGCTGTCTGAATTCATTAATTCAACAGATCGATTTACACAATTTGAAAAAGTAAAACAATTTGAAAAAGCATGGTCAAAATGGCAAGGCTGTAAATATTCTGTTTTTGTTAATTCAGGCAGCTCAGCTGATCTAGTTATGCTTGATAGCATCAAAGAATATTACAACATCCCTGATAATAGTGAAGTTATAGTGCCTGCGGTAACCTGGGCTACCAATATTACATCAGTAATCCAAGCTAAATTAACCCCCGTATTTGTTGATATTAACTTAAACGATCTTTCTTTTAATTACGATGCCATTGAAAAAGCCATTACCTCGAAAACAAAAATCATCCTGGTCACACATCTTATTGGTCTTCCTGCTAATATTACAAAGATCAAGTCTGTTGCAGAAAAATTCAACTTAATAGTTCTTGAAGATTGTTGCGAGTCACATGGGGCATTATATGATGAGATAAAAGTAGGCAATCATGGTCTCGCAAGTACCTTTAGCTTTTATTGGGGGCATCACATGACTACTATTGAGGGCGGTATGTTATGCACTGATATAGAAGAGTTGAACGATCTGTTCATCTTAAAAAGATCACATGGACTCGCAAGAGAACTGGACCCCTCAAAACATGATGTTTATAAAAAGAAATATCCTGATATTGATTTTAATTTTTTATTTCTTACCCATGGATACAATTTTAGAAATACGGAATTACATGCTACGATAGGGATTGCGCAGTTAAAACATATCGATCGTTATATTGCCATTAGAAATACAAATTACGAAAAATTCATTAAATTAATTTCATTCTTTGAAGATAAACTCTACAGCTGTAATCCTAAAGGGTTATCATCATTCTGTTTGCCATTCATTTTTAAGGACAAAAAAGATAAAAATATTTTGCAGGCTAAGTTTCACGATAATCTAATTGAAACCCGTCCAATTATAAGCGGCAATCTTTTGCGGCAACCCTGCTTTAAAAATTATGGCAATTATGCTGATTTTCCTAATGCGGAAATACTGCATCAAAATGGATTTTATATTGGCAATAATCAGTTTGTGAACGAAGAACGGCTCAACAAACTAAAAGGTATTCTCGAGGAGGTGTTTTCCTATGTATATTCCTGA
- a CDS encoding NUDIX hydrolase, with protein sequence MYIPEQEYQLILNNMPILCVDLLIVHEGKCLLLKRDNEPAKGEFWFAGGRVRKLETIEQAAIRIAKEETNLDCTFKKIISVEETIFTKNENMRTDVHTVNICCEISPVNISSFKYDKYHNGYQWVSEQNSAYHPAVNHPLLLLGVDNIERLNPYIQP encoded by the coding sequence ATGTATATTCCTGAACAAGAGTACCAACTCATACTCAATAATATGCCGATTCTCTGTGTAGACTTATTAATCGTACATGAAGGTAAATGTCTATTGCTTAAAAGAGATAATGAACCTGCGAAAGGCGAATTTTGGTTTGCAGGCGGCAGAGTTAGAAAACTTGAAACGATAGAGCAAGCAGCAATTAGAATCGCAAAAGAGGAAACAAATCTTGACTGCACATTTAAAAAAATAATATCTGTAGAAGAAACCATTTTTACCAAAAATGAAAACATGCGAACAGATGTGCATACGGTAAATATCTGCTGTGAAATATCTCCTGTTAATATTAGTTCTTTTAAATATGATAAATATCACAATGGTTATCAGTGGGTTAGTGAACAAAACTCTGCATATCATCCGGCTGTGAATCATCCGCTTTTGCTACTCGGGGTTGATAATATTGAAAGGTTAAATCCGTATATACAGCCATGA
- a CDS encoding endonuclease has product MQVNSRLPYNPKLTDRAKELRKNMTKEEKKLWYNFLSKTDYRFLRQRPIDNYIVDFYCAEYRLVIEIDGSHHYTEDGFKYDSVRSEILSGYDIKVIRFTNQDINNNFNGVCQRINDELPLSFAAAKDIPLR; this is encoded by the coding sequence ATCCAAGTCAATTCGAGATTACCATATAATCCTAAATTAACAGATCGCGCCAAGGAATTACGAAAAAACATGACCAAAGAAGAAAAAAAGCTCTGGTATAATTTTTTATCAAAGACTGACTATCGTTTTCTTAGGCAACGACCGATTGACAATTATATTGTTGATTTCTACTGTGCAGAATACAGATTAGTTATTGAAATTGATGGTAGCCATCATTATACTGAAGATGGATTTAAGTATGATTCCGTAAGAAGTGAGATTTTATCAGGATATGACATTAAGGTGATTAGATTTACTAATCAGGATATTAATAATAATTTTAATGGGGTATGTCAAAGAATAAATGACGAACTCCCCCTGTCTTTTGCTGCCGCGAAAGACATCCCCCTCAGGTGA